Below is a window of Quercus robur chromosome 6, dhQueRobu3.1, whole genome shotgun sequence DNA.
AAATTGATAATGTAGGAAAAGTGGATGCAAATGATGAGACAGATGTAAATTACAAGGACAAAGTTGAAGAGGAAGCAGAGCATAAAATGGATTTGGAAGATGGAGtgaaagagaaggaagagagccGAGATAAGGAGACTGAAGAGAGCAATGAGAAGGAAAGAGAAGATAAGGAGTTTGAAGAGCGCAAAGAGCTGAATGAAGAGAAGGAGAACGAGGAGatatataagaagaaacaagaaaacATGGAATTTGAAGAGAGCAAAGAGAAGGAAAGTGAAAACAAGGAGTTTGAAGAGAGCAGAGAGAAGGGAGATGAAGAAATTAGAGAAAAGGAAAGTGAAAAGAAGGATAGTGAAGAGAGCAGTGAGAAGGAAAGTGCAGAGAGCAAAGATAAGCAAAATGaagataacaaagaaaaaataactgAGGATAATGGAAGTGTGGAGGGGAGTCAAGGGGGAAATAATAAAGAGGAGAGGGAAGAGAGGAATGAGCCTGGTAGTACAGAGAAAGAAGGTAAGATAGAGGAGCTGGGTTCATCTGAAGGTCAGGTTCAAGATGGAATTGATAGGCAGAATGAGGCAAGAGAAGAACAGTACAAGGGGGATGATGCTTCTAGTGCTGTTGTAcatgaaaatcaaaatataacaaATGAGCAAAGCAGTTGGGAAAATTCAAAGGATGCAGAACAAGTCGAaaacagagaaaagaaagattttgaGCTAGAGAATAAAACAAATAGCAGTGAAGTAGTTGATCTCAATCACAATGAGTCAGACAAGAATGTGagagaaactgaaaattttgagaagaaTGACTCAACAAATGCAACTAGCAGTGAAGATGGTGGTAACAAGAGTAATCAGCCAGAGTCAGAGAATGGTTCCAATGCTAGTTCAAATAATATGGTCCCTATTGGAGATGACTCTACCCTGCAAAATGTTGTACTACAACAAACTGATAATTCTGAATCAGGCTCAGCAGCCAATAGCAAGCAACAAGATTCAAGTGGAACACCTTCTACAACAATGGAGAATGGTGATGCAGGTAATGGAGAATCCAGAAATACTTCTACTAATGCTGATTCTGCTGTGCCAGATACGCAGACCGATGGGTCCAATGTATCTATTGAGACAGAAAACAAATCTGAACATACTGTCATGCATGGAAACAATGATATCATTCAGACTGTAAAGCCCAACAGTGATTCTGGACTAGAGGGGACACAAAATGTTGTTTTGTCATCAAGCACAAATGACAATGTGGACAATGGTCACAAGGAACAAGTTGATTCTTCAGATTCTACATTCCAACAAGAGAATCACTATGCTGATCAAAGCAACACAAATGGCCAAAAAGAACCAGATAATTCTTCCGATTCTTCAAATCCTCAAGAGAAAGACTCGTCCTCAAATACAGATAC
It encodes the following:
- the LOC126732973 gene encoding uncharacterized protein LOC126732973, coding for MLGRLSPRRNLRSKGFKVKHALQICLLLGVSIWLLYQVRHSRDKKAGSFVESAKTGNEILKLGRKDLHPQVEETAIRDARHKEDEDVEETNNEEQNRPEEIDNVGKVDANDETDVNYKDKVEEEAEHKMDLEDGVKEKEESRDKETEESNEKEREDKEFEERKELNEEKENEEIYKKKQENMEFEESKEKESENKEFEESREKGDEEIREKESEKKDSEESSEKESAESKDKQNEDNKEKITEDNGSVEGSQGGNNKEEREERNEPGSTEKEGKIEELGSSEGQVQDGIDRQNEAREEQYKGDDASSAVVHENQNITNEQSSWENSKDAEQVENREKKDFELENKTNSSEVVDLNHNESDKNVRETENFEKNDSTNATSSEDGGNKSNQPESENGSNASSNNMVPIGDDSTLQNVVLQQTDNSESGSAANSKQQDSSGTPSTTMENGDAGNGESRNTSTNADSAVPDTQTDGSNVSIETENKSEHTVMHGNNDIIQTVKPNSDSGLEGTQNVVLSSSTNDNVDNGHKEQVDSSDSTFQQENHYADQSNTNGQKEPDNSSDSSNPQEKDSSSNTDTNADAGKNENENVQSNKNDSEGASQKESVDSQEEREASSNTNSDSNGSQNDQVDSSILQEEKDARTDLETLPETRTEGNHNSETAAE